Proteins from a genomic interval of Ramlibacter algicola:
- the panC gene encoding pantoate--beta-alanine ligase: MRIVHTLPELREALSAHRAPAVVPTMGNLHAGHLALVKQAKPLGDVTVASIFVNRLQFLPHEDFDRYPRTLQADAAQLESAGCDLVFAPAEDEFYPEPQTFKVHPDPKLADILEGQFRPGFFTGVATVVTKLFMAVQPRFAVFGKKDYQQLMVIRQLVRQFAMPITIVAGETQRADDGLALSSRNGYLSAAERAEAVQLSLALKRMGEQVRAGVDVGRVEVEAMAALEQRGWKPDYMVVRRRDDLQAPAAGDTSLVALGAAKLGATRLIDNLEF; encoded by the coding sequence ATGCGCATCGTCCACACCCTGCCCGAATTGCGCGAAGCGCTGTCCGCTCACCGCGCGCCGGCCGTCGTGCCGACCATGGGCAACCTGCACGCCGGCCACCTGGCGCTGGTGAAGCAGGCCAAGCCGCTGGGCGACGTCACCGTGGCCAGCATCTTCGTCAACCGGTTGCAGTTCCTGCCGCACGAGGACTTCGACCGCTACCCGCGCACGCTGCAGGCCGACGCCGCGCAGCTGGAATCGGCGGGCTGCGACCTGGTGTTCGCGCCGGCGGAGGACGAGTTCTATCCGGAGCCGCAGACCTTCAAGGTGCATCCGGACCCGAAGCTCGCCGACATCCTGGAGGGGCAGTTCCGTCCCGGCTTTTTCACCGGCGTGGCGACGGTGGTCACCAAGCTGTTCATGGCCGTGCAGCCACGCTTCGCGGTGTTCGGGAAGAAGGACTACCAGCAGCTGATGGTGATCCGCCAGCTGGTGCGCCAGTTCGCGATGCCCATCACCATCGTGGCGGGCGAGACGCAACGCGCGGACGACGGCCTGGCGCTGTCATCGCGCAATGGGTACCTCTCTGCAGCCGAGCGCGCCGAGGCCGTGCAGCTGTCGCTGGCGTTGAAGCGCATGGGCGAGCAGGTGCGCGCCGGCGTCGATGTCGGGCGCGTGGAAGTCGAAGCGATGGCCGCCCTCGAGCAGCGCGGCTGGAAGCCCGACTACATGGTCGTGCGCCGCCGCGACGACCTGCAGGCGCCGGCCGCCGGCGATACGT
- the panB gene encoding 3-methyl-2-oxobutanoate hydroxymethyltransferase, whose protein sequence is MTPTRKPVTLHRLRAMHGDGEKISMLTCYDATFARVLDDAGVDCLLVGDSLGMVLQGHTSTVPVTLEEMAYHVRCVARGNRTACVIGDLPFGSYQSSIAQAIDSASALMQAGAHMVKLEGGGWTAPVVRALVERGIPVCAHLGLTPQSVHALGGWRVQGREESGAATLMAHAKELADAGATMLVLELVTSAVGTEVTKAIGIPTIGIGAGPDCSGQVLVLHDALGMAERPARFVRNFMAEGGGITEAARRYVAAVKDGSFPETGTHTY, encoded by the coding sequence ATGACCCCCACGCGCAAGCCCGTCACCCTGCACCGCCTGCGTGCGATGCACGGCGACGGCGAGAAGATCAGCATGCTCACGTGCTACGACGCGACCTTCGCGCGCGTGCTCGACGATGCCGGCGTCGACTGCCTGCTCGTCGGTGATTCGCTGGGCATGGTGCTGCAGGGCCACACCAGCACGGTGCCGGTCACGCTCGAGGAAATGGCCTACCACGTGCGCTGCGTCGCGCGCGGCAACCGCACCGCCTGCGTCATCGGCGACCTGCCGTTCGGCAGCTACCAGTCGTCCATCGCGCAAGCGATCGACAGCGCGTCGGCGCTCATGCAGGCGGGCGCCCACATGGTCAAGCTCGAGGGCGGCGGCTGGACCGCGCCGGTCGTGCGCGCGCTGGTCGAGCGCGGCATCCCGGTCTGCGCGCACCTCGGCCTGACGCCGCAATCCGTCCACGCGCTGGGCGGCTGGCGCGTGCAGGGCCGCGAAGAGAGCGGCGCGGCCACGCTGATGGCGCACGCGAAGGAACTGGCCGACGCCGGCGCCACGATGCTGGTGCTGGAACTCGTGACGTCGGCCGTCGGCACCGAGGTCACCAAGGCGATCGGCATTCCCACCATCGGCATCGGCGCCGGCCCCGACTGCAGCGGCCAGGTGCTGGTGCTGCACGACGCGCTCGGGATGGCCGAGAGGCCGGCGCGCTTCGTGCGCAACTTCATGGCCGAAGGCGGCGGCATCACGGAAGCCGCGCGCCGTTACGTCGCGGCGGTGAAGGATGGCAGCTTCCCGGAGACGGGCACGCACACGTACTGA
- a CDS encoding formate/nitrite transporter family protein, translated as MAYLAPAEFVSKMVDAGESKIFMSTRDTLVRAYMAGAILALAAWFAVTINVQTGQPLLGAVLFPVGFVMLYLFGFDLLTGVFVLAPLALIDKRPGVTLQGVLRNWGLVACGNFAGAFTVAVMMAIYVTYGFSTEPNAVGKAIGVVGENRTLGYQKYGASGMLTLFVRGMLCNWMVSAGVVGAMISTHVSGKVIAMWMPIMLFFYMVFEHSIVNMFLFPSGLLLGAHFTILDYLVWNEIPTVLGNLVGGLAFTGLTLYATHLRTAPKRDTEGAALLKRVA; from the coding sequence GTGGCCTACCTCGCGCCCGCCGAATTCGTCAGCAAGATGGTCGATGCCGGCGAATCCAAGATCTTCATGTCGACCCGCGACACGCTCGTGCGTGCCTACATGGCCGGTGCCATCCTCGCGCTCGCGGCCTGGTTCGCCGTCACCATCAACGTGCAGACCGGCCAGCCGCTGCTCGGCGCGGTGCTGTTTCCGGTCGGCTTCGTCATGCTCTACCTGTTCGGCTTCGACCTGCTCACGGGCGTGTTCGTGCTGGCGCCGCTGGCGCTGATCGACAAGCGGCCCGGCGTCACGCTCCAGGGCGTGCTGCGCAACTGGGGCCTGGTGGCCTGCGGCAACTTCGCCGGCGCGTTCACCGTCGCGGTGATGATGGCGATCTACGTCACCTACGGCTTCTCCACCGAGCCCAACGCCGTCGGCAAGGCGATCGGCGTGGTGGGCGAAAACCGCACACTGGGCTACCAGAAGTACGGCGCGTCCGGCATGCTGACGCTGTTCGTCCGCGGCATGCTATGCAACTGGATGGTCTCGGCCGGCGTGGTCGGCGCCATGATCTCCACGCACGTCAGCGGCAAGGTCATCGCGATGTGGATGCCCATCATGCTGTTCTTCTACATGGTGTTCGAGCACTCCATCGTGAACATGTTCCTGTTCCCCTCGGGCCTGCTGCTCGGCGCGCACTTCACGATCCTCGACTACCTGGTCTGGAACGAGATCCCCACCGTGCTGGGCAACCTGGTGGGCGGCCTCGCATTCACCGGCCTGACGCTGTACGCCACGCACCTGCGCACGGCGCCCAAGCGCGACACTGAAGGCGCGGCGCTGCTCAAGCGCGTCGCCTGA
- a CDS encoding bifunctional protein-serine/threonine kinase/phosphatase — MAATGLRVRVGQHGDAGRKPGNQDCCGAAVPTGAALSAKGVVVALADGISSSEAGHLASQCAVTGFLDDYYCTPDAWSVRHSAQRVLAAINSWLFAQTQQGAGRWDKDRGWVCTFSALVLHGRTAHVFHVGDARVWQLHGTSLEPLTIDHSLPAGGGRTYLGRALGIADQVEIDHRMLPLAEGDTFVLATDGVHAFLRPGAIAALLASHADPQAAATAIVQAALDAGSDDNVTAQIVRIDQVPAAERSELQQLAAALPLPPELSPRMLVDGLRIVRPLHASARSHVWLAVDETTQERVALKVPSTEAGDDARWRERFLLEEWVARRVSSPHLLQPRRLDQPRSSLYVAFEYLEGPTLAQWRLDHPKPALDSVRSLVAQLARGLRALHRLAMVHGDLRPENVIVDATGTARIIDFGSVQVAGLHDDRDGDGRVEGTLQFMAPECLRGAPGSARSDLFSLAALAYHLLCGQLPYDTTMARDRSEAAQRRMRYRPLGPLRPDVPAWIDDALVKALHPDASRRFADADEFVHALSHPPPHAPTLRKPALAERDPVLFWKALSLLLGIACIVLLGWRATGLH; from the coding sequence ATGGCGGCCACCGGGCTGCGGGTGCGCGTCGGCCAGCACGGCGACGCCGGCCGCAAGCCCGGCAACCAGGATTGCTGCGGCGCCGCCGTTCCCACCGGTGCCGCCTTGTCGGCGAAGGGCGTGGTCGTCGCCCTGGCCGACGGCATCAGCAGCAGCGAGGCGGGCCATCTCGCCAGCCAGTGCGCGGTCACCGGCTTCCTCGACGACTACTACTGCACGCCGGACGCCTGGTCGGTCCGCCACTCGGCGCAGCGCGTGCTGGCGGCCATCAACAGCTGGCTGTTCGCGCAGACGCAGCAGGGGGCCGGCCGCTGGGACAAGGACCGCGGCTGGGTGTGCACCTTCAGCGCGCTGGTGCTGCACGGACGCACCGCGCACGTCTTCCATGTCGGTGATGCGCGCGTGTGGCAGCTGCACGGCACGTCGCTCGAGCCGCTCACCATCGACCACAGCCTGCCTGCCGGCGGCGGCCGCACCTACCTCGGCCGAGCGCTGGGCATCGCGGACCAGGTGGAGATCGACCACCGCATGCTGCCGCTGGCGGAGGGCGATACGTTCGTGCTGGCCACCGACGGCGTGCATGCGTTCCTGCGGCCAGGCGCGATTGCGGCGCTACTCGCCTCGCATGCGGACCCGCAGGCGGCTGCCACTGCCATCGTGCAGGCGGCGCTGGACGCCGGCAGCGACGACAATGTCACCGCGCAGATCGTGCGCATCGACCAGGTGCCGGCGGCCGAGCGCAGCGAGCTGCAGCAACTCGCCGCCGCCCTGCCCCTGCCGCCCGAGCTATCGCCCCGCATGCTGGTCGACGGCCTGCGCATCGTGCGGCCGCTGCACGCGTCGGCGCGCAGCCACGTCTGGCTCGCGGTGGACGAGACGACGCAGGAGCGGGTCGCGCTCAAGGTGCCGTCCACCGAAGCCGGGGACGACGCACGCTGGCGCGAGCGCTTCCTGCTGGAGGAATGGGTCGCGCGGCGCGTCTCCAGCCCGCACCTGCTGCAGCCGCGCCGCCTCGACCAGCCGCGCAGCAGCCTGTACGTCGCGTTCGAGTACCTCGAAGGACCGACCCTGGCGCAGTGGCGCCTGGACCATCCCAAGCCCGCGCTGGACTCCGTGCGTTCGCTGGTGGCGCAACTCGCCCGCGGCCTGCGCGCGCTGCACCGGCTGGCGATGGTGCACGGCGACCTGCGGCCCGAGAACGTGATCGTCGACGCGACGGGCACGGCGCGGATCATCGACTTCGGCTCGGTGCAGGTCGCGGGGCTGCACGACGATCGCGACGGCGACGGCCGCGTCGAAGGCACGTTGCAGTTCATGGCGCCCGAATGCCTGCGTGGTGCGCCGGGCTCGGCGCGGTCGGACCTGTTCTCGCTCGCCGCCCTCGCCTACCACCTGCTGTGCGGCCAGCTGCCGTACGACACCACGATGGCGCGCGACCGCAGCGAAGCCGCGCAGCGCCGCATGCGCTACCGGCCGCTGGGGCCGCTGCGGCCGGACGTTCCCGCGTGGATCGACGACGCGCTGGTGAAGGCCTTGCATCCCGATGCCTCGCGACGCTTTGCCGATGCCGACGAATTCGTGCATGCGCTGAGCCACCCGCCCCCGCATGCACCGACCCTCCGCAAGCCAGCGCTGGCCGAACGCGATCCGGTGCTGTTCTGGAAGGCGCTGTCGCTGTTGCTCGGGATCGCCTGCATCGTGCTGCTCGGGTGGCGTGCCACCGGGCTGCACTGA
- a CDS encoding MBL fold metallo-hydrolase — MRRWFARFLVTQLVLAVVAVVVAWWILQQPPFGAPMEGARLARAQANPQWRDGRFVNLEPETPTSLASMGDYLVRQFSGDEVREPPKPLPIVAVDKAALAAPPAASGLRAFWLGHASTFVEIDGQRLLLDPVFADVVSPLPVGPHRFHEPPIALADLPKIDAVLVSHDHYDHLDMDTVQFLAQRGTRFFVPLGIGAHLQRWGVPPAQIAELEWWQESRLGEVRIVSTPTRHYSGRGINDRSATLWTSWSVVGPQHRFFYSGDTGYAKVFQEIGSRFGPFDMAFVKIGAYGPGQSWTDIHMTPEQAVQVHRDVRGKRMVPVHWATFNLAYHDWDEPIRRTGAAASKAGVELATPQLGEWVDVGQPPPTVRWWEQVR, encoded by the coding sequence ATGCGCCGCTGGTTCGCCCGTTTCCTGGTCACCCAGCTGGTGCTGGCCGTCGTCGCGGTGGTGGTCGCCTGGTGGATCCTGCAGCAGCCGCCCTTCGGTGCACCGATGGAGGGCGCCCGCCTGGCCCGCGCGCAGGCCAATCCGCAGTGGCGCGACGGCCGCTTCGTCAACCTCGAGCCCGAGACGCCGACCAGCCTGGCGTCGATGGGCGACTACCTGGTGCGCCAGTTCTCCGGCGACGAGGTCCGCGAGCCGCCCAAGCCGCTGCCCATCGTCGCCGTCGACAAGGCGGCGCTGGCGGCGCCGCCCGCAGCGAGCGGCTTGCGCGCGTTCTGGCTCGGGCACGCGAGCACCTTCGTCGAGATCGACGGCCAGCGGCTGCTGCTCGATCCGGTGTTCGCCGATGTCGTGTCGCCGTTGCCCGTCGGGCCGCACCGCTTCCACGAGCCGCCGATCGCGCTGGCCGACCTGCCCAAGATCGACGCCGTGCTGGTCTCGCACGACCACTACGACCACCTGGACATGGACACGGTGCAGTTCCTTGCGCAGCGCGGCACGCGCTTCTTCGTGCCGCTGGGCATCGGCGCGCACCTGCAACGCTGGGGCGTGCCGCCGGCGCAGATCGCGGAGCTGGAATGGTGGCAGGAAAGCCGGCTCGGTGAAGTACGCATCGTCTCGACGCCGACTCGGCACTACTCGGGCCGCGGAATCAACGACCGCAGCGCCACGCTGTGGACCAGCTGGTCGGTGGTCGGGCCGCAGCACCGCTTCTTCTACAGCGGCGACACCGGCTACGCGAAGGTGTTCCAGGAGATCGGCTCGCGCTTCGGGCCGTTCGACATGGCGTTCGTGAAGATCGGCGCGTACGGCCCGGGCCAGTCGTGGACCGACATTCACATGACCCCCGAGCAGGCGGTGCAGGTGCACCGTGACGTGCGCGGCAAGCGGATGGTCCCGGTGCACTGGGCGACGTTCAACCTCGCGTACCACGACTGGGACGAGCCGATCCGCCGCACGGGGGCTGCGGCCTCGAAAGCGGGCGTGGAACTGGCGACGCCGCAACTGGGCGAGTGGGTCGACGTCGGCCAGCCTCCGCCGACGGTGCGCTGGTGGGAGCAGGTGCGCTGA
- a CDS encoding xanthine dehydrogenase family protein molybdopterin-binding subunit has protein sequence MKFDTPATTNPIDQGKVVGQPVDRIDGLLKATGTAPYAYERHDVAPNAAYGWIIGAAIGKGRIKSMDLDAARRAPGVIAIVTAQDAGPLGKGRRNTAKLLGGPEIDHYHQAVAVVVAETFEQARAAASLVRIDYERTDGRFDLAKGRDGAIEPGKEEADTAVGDFAGAFASAEVKVDATYTTPDESHAMMEPHATIAAWNGDQLTVWTSNQMVDWGRTDLAATLKMPKDKVRLVSPFVGGGFGGKLFLRADALMAALAARAARRPVKIALQRSLMPNNTTHRPATIQRVRIGARRDGTITAIAHEAWSGDLPQGEPDSAVHQTRMLYAGAHRMTATRLATLDLPESNAMRAPGEATGHMALEIAMDELAEALGMDPVQLRIRNDTQVVPDFTGGKAKDDPQGQKGDSSKGGEPRAGHPFSKRQFVQCLQLGAEKFGWNKRVAQPGQVRDGRWLVGLGMAGAYRGAPTTKSAARVRLDARGMVIVETDMTDIGTGSYTILGQTAAEMLGVPLRSVFVRLGDSDFPVSSGSGGQFGAASSTAGVYAACVKLREAIAQRMGVDPAAASFVDGQVRAGSHSVALRQLAAQGELVGEDAMEFGELSKKTQQGTFGAHFVEVGVDAFTAEVRVRRMLAVCAAGRILNPKTARSQVIGAMTMGVGAALMEELAVDKRLGFFVNHDLASYEVPVHADIPHQDVIFLDEVDPMATPLKAKGVGELGICGVSAAVANAIHNATGVRVRDYPITLDKILRGRSPVA, from the coding sequence ATGAAGTTCGACACCCCCGCCACCACCAACCCGATCGACCAGGGCAAGGTCGTCGGCCAGCCGGTCGACCGCATCGACGGCCTGCTCAAGGCCACCGGCACCGCGCCGTACGCGTACGAGCGCCACGACGTGGCGCCGAACGCGGCCTACGGCTGGATCATCGGCGCCGCCATCGGCAAGGGCCGCATCAAGTCGATGGACCTCGACGCGGCGCGCCGCGCGCCCGGCGTGATCGCCATCGTCACCGCGCAGGACGCGGGCCCGCTCGGCAAGGGCCGGCGCAACACGGCCAAGCTGCTCGGCGGGCCGGAGATCGACCACTACCACCAGGCCGTCGCCGTCGTCGTGGCCGAAACCTTCGAGCAGGCGCGCGCCGCGGCGTCGCTGGTGCGCATCGACTACGAGCGCACCGACGGCCGCTTCGACCTGGCCAAGGGCAGGGACGGCGCGATCGAGCCCGGGAAGGAGGAAGCGGACACGGCGGTCGGCGACTTCGCCGGCGCGTTCGCGTCCGCCGAAGTGAAGGTCGACGCGACCTACACCACGCCCGACGAGTCGCACGCGATGATGGAACCTCACGCGACCATCGCGGCGTGGAACGGCGACCAGCTCACCGTGTGGACCTCGAACCAGATGGTCGACTGGGGCCGCACCGACCTGGCGGCCACGCTGAAGATGCCCAAGGACAAGGTGCGGCTGGTGTCGCCCTTCGTCGGCGGCGGGTTCGGCGGCAAGCTGTTCCTCCGCGCCGACGCGCTGATGGCGGCGCTGGCCGCGCGCGCCGCGCGGCGGCCGGTGAAGATCGCGCTGCAGCGGTCGCTGATGCCGAACAACACGACGCACCGGCCGGCGACCATCCAGCGCGTGCGCATCGGGGCTCGGCGCGACGGCACCATCACCGCGATCGCGCACGAGGCCTGGTCGGGCGACCTGCCGCAAGGCGAGCCCGACAGCGCCGTGCACCAGACGCGCATGCTGTACGCGGGCGCCCATCGCATGACCGCGACGCGGCTGGCCACGCTGGACCTGCCGGAATCGAACGCGATGCGGGCCCCCGGGGAAGCCACCGGCCACATGGCGCTCGAAATCGCGATGGACGAACTCGCGGAAGCGCTGGGCATGGACCCGGTGCAGCTGCGCATCAGGAACGACACGCAGGTCGTGCCCGACTTCACCGGCGGGAAGGCCAAGGACGACCCGCAGGGGCAGAAGGGCGACTCGTCCAAGGGCGGCGAGCCGCGCGCCGGCCATCCGTTCTCCAAGCGGCAGTTCGTGCAGTGCCTGCAGCTCGGGGCCGAAAAGTTCGGCTGGAACAAGCGCGTCGCCCAGCCGGGGCAGGTGCGCGATGGCCGCTGGCTGGTGGGGCTGGGCATGGCGGGCGCGTACCGCGGGGCGCCGACCACCAAGTCGGCAGCGCGCGTGCGGCTGGATGCGCGCGGCATGGTCATCGTCGAAACCGACATGACCGACATCGGTACCGGCAGCTACACCATCCTCGGCCAGACCGCCGCCGAGATGCTGGGCGTGCCGCTGCGCAGCGTGTTCGTGCGCCTGGGTGATTCGGACTTCCCGGTGTCGTCCGGGTCGGGCGGGCAATTCGGCGCGGCCAGTTCGACGGCGGGCGTGTACGCCGCCTGCGTGAAGCTGCGCGAGGCGATCGCGCAGCGCATGGGCGTCGACCCGGCGGCCGCGAGCTTCGTCGATGGCCAGGTGCGCGCGGGCAGCCACAGCGTGGCACTGCGCCAGCTGGCCGCGCAGGGCGAACTGGTCGGCGAGGACGCGATGGAGTTCGGCGAGCTGTCCAAGAAGACGCAGCAGGGCACCTTCGGCGCGCACTTCGTCGAGGTGGGCGTGGATGCGTTCACGGCCGAAGTGCGCGTGCGCCGCATGCTGGCCGTCTGCGCCGCCGGCCGCATCCTGAACCCGAAGACGGCGCGCAGCCAGGTGATTGGCGCGATGACGATGGGTGTCGGCGCCGCGCTGATGGAGGAACTGGCGGTCGACAAGCGCCTGGGCTTCTTCGTCAACCACGACCTCGCCAGCTACGAGGTGCCGGTGCATGCGGACATCCCGCACCAGGACGTGATCTTCCTCGACGAGGTCGATCCGATGGCGACGCCGCTGAAGGCCAAGGGCGTGGGCGAACTGGGCATCTGCGGCGTGAGCGCCGCGGTGGCGAACGCGATCCACAACGCGACCGGCGTGCGCGTGCGCGACTACCCGATCACGCTGGACAAGATCCTGCGCGGGCGCTCGCCCGTGGCCTGA
- a CDS encoding FAD binding domain-containing protein: MKAFSYERAATPAQAAAAATKPGAKFVAGGTNLLDLMKLQIEAPVHLVDINGVGLDKIERTPDGGLRIGALVRNADLATDARVRKDYGVLARALVAGASGQLRNMATTGGNLLQRTRCPYFYDTNMPCNKRVPGSGCSAIGGFSRQHAVVGSSDACIATHPSDMAVAMRALDASVEAVNAAGRMRVIPIADFHKLPGSTPHIETALEPGELITAVTLPEPVGGRHLYRKVRDRASYAFALVSVAAIVQKDGTGRVALGGVAHKPWRVEAADALLPRGSKAVADALFNGARPTEQNAFKLPLAERTIAAVLEQARGRA; encoded by the coding sequence TTCGTCGCCGGCGGCACCAACCTGCTGGACCTGATGAAGCTGCAGATCGAGGCGCCCGTGCACCTGGTCGACATCAACGGCGTCGGCCTCGACAAGATCGAGCGCACGCCCGACGGCGGGCTGCGCATCGGCGCGCTGGTGCGCAACGCCGACCTCGCGACCGACGCGCGCGTGCGCAAGGACTACGGCGTGCTCGCCCGCGCGCTGGTGGCCGGCGCTTCGGGCCAGCTGCGCAACATGGCCACCACCGGCGGCAACCTGCTGCAGCGCACGCGCTGCCCCTACTTCTACGACACCAACATGCCGTGCAACAAGCGCGTGCCGGGCAGCGGCTGCTCGGCGATCGGCGGCTTCAGCCGCCAGCACGCGGTGGTCGGCTCCAGCGATGCCTGCATCGCGACGCACCCGAGCGACATGGCCGTCGCGATGCGGGCGCTCGACGCCAGCGTTGAGGCAGTGAACGCGGCGGGCCGCATGCGCGTGATCCCGATCGCCGATTTCCACAAGCTGCCGGGCAGCACGCCGCACATCGAGACGGCGCTGGAACCCGGCGAGTTGATCACGGCTGTCACGCTGCCCGAGCCGGTCGGCGGGCGGCATCTCTATCGCAAGGTGCGCGACCGTGCCTCGTATGCGTTCGCGCTGGTGAGCGTGGCCGCGATCGTGCAGAAGGACGGCACCGGGCGCGTCGCCCTCGGCGGTGTCGCGCACAAGCCGTGGCGTGTGGAGGCGGCCGATGCGCTGCTGCCGCGCGGATCGAAAGCGGTTGCGGATGCGCTGTTCAATGGTGCGCGACCTACCGAGCAGAACGCCTTCAAGTTGCCATTGGCCGAGCGCACCATCGCCGCCGTGCTGGAGCAGGCGAGGGGCCGCGCATGA